A region from the Pseudomonas sp. P8_229 genome encodes:
- a CDS encoding carboxymuconolactone decarboxylase family protein, translating into MSPRLDYYSASPKAMKAMIAMEALTSNLSIEAPLLQLIRIRASQLNGCAFCTDMHSVDARRAGESDRRLYAIAVWRDSNFFNPRERAALAWAEAVTLLAESRVPDEVYQLAREQFSEGELVDLTMAVTTINSWNRLAVSFRQTPSE; encoded by the coding sequence ATGTCCCCGCGTCTGGACTACTACAGCGCATCGCCCAAGGCGATGAAGGCCATGATCGCCATGGAAGCGCTCACCAGCAACCTGAGCATCGAAGCGCCGCTGTTGCAACTGATCAGGATCCGCGCCTCGCAACTCAACGGCTGCGCGTTCTGCACCGACATGCATTCGGTGGACGCGCGACGGGCCGGGGAGAGTGATCGACGCTTGTATGCAATTGCGGTGTGGCGCGACAGCAACTTCTTCAACCCGCGTGAGCGTGCGGCGCTGGCCTGGGCGGAGGCGGTGACGTTGCTGGCGGAGAGCCGCGTGCCTGATGAGGTGTATCAGCTGGCGCGCGAGCAATTCAGCGAAGGCGAACTGGTCGACCTGACAATGGCCGTGACCACCATCAACAGCTGGAATCGCCTCGCAGTAAGCTTCCGCCAAACCCCCAGCGAATGA